The sequence below is a genomic window from Trichosurus vulpecula isolate mTriVul1 chromosome 5, mTriVul1.pri, whole genome shotgun sequence.
GTTCCCCCATTCCCCCAACACTGCCACAGTTCTCATCTCTTCCAGACTGTTCTAGAAGCCATAACCAAAGGTCACCATGAACTCAGCCAGGAGGAATGCCTGGCCTTGGCCTTCTGGCCATCCGGAGATCTCTCTGTCCAGCCTGATTAAAagaggaggtttttttttgttgttgttgtttgacgtttttttttgtacaaactCATCCCTCCAGATGATGCTGAGAAGCTGTCTCTATTCTTGTCTGTCTCCCTTACCACCAGCTACCCTAGGGCCTGGACAGAGCCCATCTCCCTCTCAGAGAATGGTGGGACATCCATTCTTCATCTCCACCTATGGGACAGATGTCATGGGCTAAGAGCAAAGGCGTCCAGGGGAAGAGGCCTCCCCAGCTGTGGgcattgggggcagggggaacgGATTGGTAATGAATAACAAGACTGGAATGTCCTGGCCGATAAAGGTGCAGGTGCGTGCCTGTGTGCAGGAGATGGGGAACGGGCCTTATCTCCCTTTCCAGGAACATGGGCTTACACCCTCCCCTGCCTGCCCCCAGGTGCCTGGCACAGGGTGCTGCCAGAAACAACAGCAGCCCACAAAGCACAATGACCCTGAGAGGCTGGCGGGAAGGAGAGTcctttttacaaaagaggaaactgagtcccagatagGTGAGGAAGTGACTCACTCGAGATCAAGGACCTCCCCCAGCTAGAAATGGGCCTTGCTTGCTTTGCCACTTTCCTCCTGGCCCCTCATCAGAGTGATGGAGGCCTCAGAGGCAAGAGTCCCAGTTCTAGGCCTGGCTGCAGACCTGAGTACTTCACCTTTCTGGCCACTAGTGCTCTTGAAGAGGCTGTTCTACCTGAGTTCTAAGGGTCCTACCAGACTTGCCCACCTTCTAAGAACTGTTCGAGCTTTGTTGTTCTATGTAGGaattctaagacccctcccagccctgacatcccctgtcctaAGGCTcgcccccagctctgacatcccctgttctaagggccctcccagccctgacatcccctgttctaagggccccccaagctctgacatcccctgttctaagggccccccaagctctgacattccctgttctcaggcctctTGGTGCCCATTACTGGCTGTTGTGGTACAGGGGATGgagaagaggcagaagagagaagTCCAATCACTCCACCCATGGTGAGGGTTGGGGGCAAGTGTGCCAGAGCCCCCCAAAACACCAAAGCCTGGGGGTGagaaagaaacaggagagaggCCTTTATTGGGGCTTATTAGTGTTAAGAAAGAGGGGAGCTGCTCAGGCCCactaccttcctccctcactccagCTTGAAGGAGGTGACGCGGATTCCCCCCTTCACGCAGCAGTAGGGGAGGTGGCTGTACCTCCCACGGTTGGGGAATTTCACGTGGTGACCGTCTGGAAGCTTCACCTGAAATTCATCTTCCTCAAAGGTCACGGTCAGctgtggagggggagaagggagagaaagccaGTCAAGCAGAAGGCCAGAGGCGGATCCCaagtctggagctggaaggaggcCGCCTAAGGCccagtgaagtgatttgtccaagaacaCACAGAGAGTAAAGTCAGACATTCTACAACTCCATAACCAATCTTCTGTCCACCACATCAGCCACTGCACCTGTTGGGACTGGCAGGTAGAGGTGGCATCTGGGAGATGAGACAGCAGCTATTTCTTCCTAAATAAcagaggaaaactcatcttcctgagttcaaatccagcctcagacactcactagttgtgtgaccctggacaagtcatttcatcccatttgcctcagtttccccacctgtaaaatgagctggagaagaaattgacaaaccactgtagtatctttgccaagaaaaccccaaatggggtacgaagagttggacgtgactgaatgaCAGAGGCAGCGTGGATCTACTGGGATGAGCACGATATCTGGACCTAGGCATACACCTCAGCTCTGccctaactggctgtgtgacatcaggaaggtccctttccctctctgggcctcagtgctctcacctgtaaaataaggagtggGCAATGATGTCCGCGTGTCCTTCCAGGTCTAAGGACTGGGATCCCAATAGCTCGAAATCCTACAGGGCCCTTTAGGTTTAGGAAGTAGTCTCCCCTTAATCCACCAGCACTTATTCTGTGTCAAGCATatgtcctgccctcaaagagtttgcattctgtCCAGGGAAACAAAAGGCCCATGCATCTaatccagttccctcattttactgagagaGAATGAAGCCATTTGCCCAGAAGTGCTGGAGCCTCCTAAGCACCAAATCTTGGGCTTCTTCCACACTGTCCTTTGGAGCCCGAGTCACCTGCCCTTCATCTTTGACAATCTTATCAGGATCAGGACTTGTTAGCACTTGAAGGCAGCTAAATAGGGTTTCACCCAATGTATTTGACTCACCCATCACCCTGTTCCAGAGACATCACAGGCAttatcctcccattttacagagaagaaaactgattCCAAAGTGAAATACCAAGGTCAGCCAGCCAGTGTCACAGGTGGGACTGGAAGCCAAGCCTCTCTTGCTCCCAGACCCACAGCTCTCAGCAGTAGCCAACCCTGCCTTTCCTCCTAGACCTGTGACATGTCCCCACCCCTGTTCCACATTCTCACTTTTATCTCCATCCCTGGTCTAAAGCACATGTGATCATCTCGATGCTCCTTCTCCCAGCTGCCACCATTTTGGGAGTTGCAGACGATAACATTCTCCTCAAGTCGGGGGTTGAAATGCAGTGCCAGATCTCCAGGACCACTGCCCAGATTAATAGCGAACCTGCCAAGGTGGAAGGGACGGGGAGTGAGTGGGCCATGAGCATAGGACTGGAGAAGCAATTTGTCCTGAAGGGCCTAGTGACAgcaattcattttacatattaggaaactgtggcccagaaaggttaagtagctGTGcaaaggtaggatctgaactcgggtcttctgactccaaatgacCCTGGGAAGGCTTGGCACTGACCAGAAGTTTTCTCTGACTCAAGAGAACTAATGGTCTTTGGCAAAGGAGGGGAATCCTGGAGAGATTCACCTTTTACTAAGAACTGAAAACGGAAAGTCCACGGACTATACAAACTATATTAACTCCTCCTGTGGCTGATGGTAGGGATGGGGAAAAGTCAGAGTGGAGTGTGAATCTTGATGGGCAGGTGTCACCAACATAGGAATCTCCCTCTGCAGCCCGTGCCAAGAGGCACAGAGAACAGAAGACATAGTGGGGGACAGAACATTGGACCTGCAGTGATGAGACACAGCTGCTTGCTCTCTGTGACCTTTgtcaagttccttaacctctctgagcctccctACCTGCCAGGGCTGGCACATGAAGAGCATTTCCTAAACCTTAAATGGACTTGTGATTTCTCTGAGAAAAGAGACTCCAGGTGAAgatactccctctaccaatgcaggctggcacATCTCCTACAACTTGTAGTCTTAGGGAGTCACCTGAAGCACTGagggaagtgatttatccaaggtcacatagccagtaagtatccgcaaaggtaggacttgaaccccagACCTTGGAGGCCAGCTCTGCCTACCACAACACACTGCTACCTGCAGGGGCTCTAGAAATGAAACTTCAATATCATTAATTAGttcgtttggttttttttcccctttggggaGAGACAAAGCAATGAGCACCCTGTGTGGCTGATGTACAGTGATGGGCAGAGAAGCCAAGGGccagaggatactgaagcaacCAGGCCAGTGCCACTGTGCCCCCGCCAAGACTGATGCTAGACggtgtctgccctcaaggggctcaagTTCTCTCAGGCAATAAAATCATGCCCACGTGTGTACAAAATATGCATCCTCTCCTCAGCTTTGCTATTATGGCCAATGGCACCACAACGCCACCAGTCCCTCAGGCTTATCACCTTGGTGCAATCCTTGACGTGTCATTGGCATTCACCCCCCGTATCAATGCATTACCAGATCttaacttttccatttttatgaatCTCTTCTATAATTGAACCTAAATGTGTTTCAAGTGTAATCcttccttcagatacttgaagaggcagctcagtggtgctcacctgagttcaaatttaacctcaaagatgtatgaccctggacaagtcttttaTCTGTCTTGGAGCTGGCCtccaagatctgagttcaagtcctgcctttgcggacacttactggctatgtgaccttgggtaaatcacttcccttAGTGCCTCTGGTGACTCCCTAAGTCTTTTATCTGTTTTAACttttatctgtctcagtttcctgcaatgtaaagtagggataataatagcacctccctcatagggctgctgtgaggatcagactAGAGAATGTTTACAGGATGCTTAGtgtagtgcctaacacatagtaggtactctataaatgttggttatcaccatcatcctcaccatctggagtcagaaagacctgaattcaaatctagtctcagattctcgttagctgcatgaccctgggcaagtcacttaactgctgtgtcagtttcctcatctgtagaaatggCAGGTAATGACAGTCCTTCCCTACcagcgaggatcaaatgagaatattcgtaaaacgctttgcaaaccttaaagtgctatcgaaatgctagctattattgaagacagctatcacactctcccccaccccctcccctctgcacATGTCACCTGATATAGGCTAcccatgtacaatcatattaaacatgatCAATGCCCTTCTTAAACTATGGTGTCCAGAACTGACAGGCTCCTCCTGAGGAGATCTGATGAGGCAGAgcatggcaaactgctccagtaactttgccaagaaaatcccatatgaaGACGGCACGCAAATGCCCAAACAACAGCAGCAGGCGATAGTCACAGCACTCTACCAGTTTAGcaaaaaacagattttttaaaaggcaatgaGCTTAGTGTGGCGTGACCTATTCCCAGTAAACCCTAACCCAACTCCTAACCCTAATCCTTCTGGCTCCTTGTAATCaccacttccctttctaaatatttgccaaccatctctttaatgatccttTCTAGGATTTTCCCAGGTATCCAGGTCAGGCTCAACTGGCCTAGGGTTTGCAaactctgttctcttccctttttagaaAATCAGGGCAAGCTTTGTCCTTCTCTGATCTCCCAGTCCCTTTCCTGTTTCCCATGACCTTTCCAACATCTCTGACAGCGACCCCATAATCCcatcttccagttttttttcaaagaggaaaTTCACCTGGGCCAGGTGACTAGAATTCACCAAGGGCAGTTGGGCACTTCCTGACTTATCTTGGGTATAAACATCCTGTTAGTCATTGTTATCATTTTCACCTCCTTTgctgagaaaacagaaaacaacccTCTGTTCTGAGACTTTATCCTTCTCTGCTATGTGGTATTCTAAGTCAAACATTCTATTCTGTCACTTAAAATTCTAGCATGAGTCTAACGTTCTGGGACACGCCATGATTCTGTTACCCATCCAAACTGAGGACCTTCCTTGGCAGGGGTTCAGGTGTGCCCTCGGAGAATTCCCAGATAATCCCCAGCTCCCTATCCCACCCCCCCAACGCCCAGATTTACCCACTCGCGTCATCATCAATTTTCCCCTTCAGCTTCAGCGTCATCCCTGTCTTCAGGTCCATGTGGTGAATCTCCATTTTGTTCTGCCCAAAAGAGGAGAGGTTTGCCGTGATCTCACATCCTTACTTCCCCACATCATGTCCCCACCTGTCACTACTTCCTGGTCCCCCAACCTCAGAGGGCTCAAAGGAAGGCACTGGGGGGCCAATCTTGTACCAGGCTTGTTTTCAGTCCTCTCCTGCTCTGTTCTCTTCGCCCTCTTTTCCACGTTTATCCCCAAAGGCCCTGCGAGCTCTCACCCAGGAGTGAGAGAATGGATCTCCCcattcagacattttctagctgggTAACCAGCCCTTAACCCTCTGAATCTTGGTTTTCCTCACCTATAGAACGGATAGAACACTCATACTAGCTGCTCAGCATCCGTAAAGAAGCCTCTTCCCATCCCCCCGTACTGccactgccttctctctgttggtcACTTGTGATTTTTCCTGTCTACATCTTGTTTGTCCGGGGTTGTCAACTTGTTTccccccttagactgtgagctccttgagggcagagaggggaaggcagggcaaatggagttaagtgatgCCATTCACTTTCAAAGAGGTTCAGTGAtgtcatgggtgatgtcttgacttgtcatgagttagatttaagtgaggcagagctgtgcaaagtctccagccgcgctctctcttctctgtcatcaaagtccagtggcaggacaaaagccaAGATGACTGTCGATGGCCCAGGGTccactggatgaccttggcatcttcgaagcactccacagagcctgcttcagccaccttcgtgtcccactggaacaaattgttctcatctgcccattcagcCAGcagaagtctttacatgcttagggtagatatccccctgactcgctgatgggtttgaggcctgtctgttaccctcaacctggtttagcctttCTGCCAACATGGTTTACTAGAGTGTGGCCTTaaatgttacagcttcttggagacacaggagagagttgggtgaaggtggacaccaaagcgGGGTGAGCAGCCCTCACGTTGGAGGCGCTGGTCCtgcctgaacaccccatatacccctATCCTATGCACCAGTACCTGGTacttagtgggtgcttaataaatgcttgttgatttgaatcAAGCTGGGACGGTAGTTAGAGAACCttctagtctaatcctctcactttagagatgataaaagtgaggttcagagaaacGAAGTGACTCACCCCAGGTCCCACACCCTGTACATAGCTACTGTGAACCCCAAGGTGCCTGGCACAATAAACACAATGTTGAACTGATTAAAGTTGCACAGAAAAGTAAACAGTTCTTGTTAGGATTGATTGCTTTATCAAGCCAATCTCTCTAAGGTGCTGGGCACTCCCCCATGCTTTCTCCTCCTGGGGGCCTTCATATTTTAAATGAGAAGGCTAGGGAGGGCAATCTCTAGAGAGGACAAAGAAATTAATCACTAATGGTGGGATTTCAGACATTGTGACAAGAGAGAGGTAAGATCAGATGACAGGAGGAGGTTTTTTCTGTTTCCATTAAAGCAAATCATAAAAATGACTGACTCTTCACCCGACACTGAAGGTGCACAGACATCCCAGCCTTGGCATGGACCGTTCATTCTCTTCTGAACAGCCTGGCACAGGACAGTCAAAACAGCAACAGATTTGAAGTCTGAGGCTTTGGGTATGAAGCCCCCCTCTTCTACCACCTACTTCAGGCTAGTCAAattcttctgcctcagttttcccatttgtaaatgaGAGAGGGTTGGCCTAGGTGACTTCGAATGACCTTTCTGCCTCTACATCCGTGATCTTGTGAGGCCCCtctgcatgcacacatgcatgggcgcacacacacacactcacacacatacacgcacacacatgtgtgcacacacacatgtgtacacacacgcgcacacacacagacactcaccCAGGGACCAGAGTATACAGAATTGTGCCTATAATGGAAGTAGACTCCCCAAGTAGGATTTCAAAGGACTTATCTAATGACAATTTGGGGAGCCAAAAGCAGATAAATTGGTAAGGATGGAAACAACTAATCAGTGATAATTTAATACTTGGCATATGCAAAGCCATatatatgctaggcattggggatacaaaataaaaatttaggggcaactaggtggcccagtgagtagagcaccagccctggagtcaggaggacctgagttcaaatccggcctcagacacttgacacttactagctgtgtgaccttgggcaagtcacttaactccaattgccttgccttcctccctccaaaataaaaatttaatagtccctgccctcaaggagcttatattctatcagagaaaacaacatgtacacatacagtTATGTACAAAATTTATACAAAGTAGCTGCAAGATAATtactgacatttactagctgcatgaccctgggcaagtcacttcaccctgtttgcctcagtttcctcatctgtaaactgaactggagaaggaaagggcaacttccttccagcatttttgccaagaaaaccccaaatggtgtcatgaagagtcagacgtgactgaaaacgactgaacaacaattactGAGAGGAGACATTAGCAgttggggaatcagaaaaggcctcatgtagaaggcaGTCTTtaaactgagctttgaaagaagttgGACCTTGTAAGAAGCAAGGATgaagaaggagtgcattccaggaatgaagggGTCAGCATTTTCTGCAAAGACATAAAGCAGAAGGGCCTAATGGAAAAGATCCTGCAGCCAGAGTCAGGACCCGAGCTTGTAGAATCCTAATTGCCAGTTAATCCCTTGGGTAAATtgctttcctctctctgggctttatctgtaaaatagggaggagggggttggactcaatgaacCCTTCCAACTTTCAATCAATGATCTTCTAGGATGAGGGCCACTTTCTCACCCCTTCTCCCACTGGACCCTCACAACCCTTTCTTAGAGATAGGTTAGGCAGGTGGGCAGCCCACAAAAGCTTTGTGACTTGTCCACTACACAGGTGACATTGGGGAAGGACTCAGACTGGCACCCAGGTGTGCCAATGCCTAATCCAGGGTCCTTTCCATGATCTCATACACCTAGGATTGGCTGGGCAGGAGGAGGATAGGGAGACCCGACGGAAGATAAATAAAGGAGGCAGAGTAAAAGTGGGAGAGAGCCCTCCCCAACCCAGCTTTAAGGTTACCTCTGACATCTTTCTTACAGATGAAGTAGTGATGAGCGGATGCTGTTCGCAGTAACTTGGGGAGATCTGCTCTGAGCCCCAGAAGTagcaaggagcttatattttctaGATGTCCATGTAGAAGGTTACATATTAACTCTGGGAAAGTTCAAGCCTGGGGACTTTGCCCAAAGAGTCTGAGCTCTACTAGAGTATCTCTACTTCTCACCTTCCTTTCCTGAAGAACAAACATATTATCTAtgcctctttcttctcccatgACCCTGGGCCAGGAACCTTCTGCCCCCCATCTGCCTGTCAGCCCTAGAACTAAAACTTTGGGCATGTGGGGCCAATTCTGTAAgatttgattatttagtttccaattaatttttaatctatctttctatggccttgtaatttttattacatcatgatctgaaaatgatgcatttaatatttctgtgttCCTGcttttatgaggtttttatgccctaatacatggtcaatttttgtgtaggttccATATACCACTGTGAAaagggtatattcctttctgtcctcatacaattttctccagaagtctagcatatctaacttttctaaaattctaatcacctccttcacttctttcttatttattttgtagtagatttatctaattttgagagaggaaggttgaggtcccccactagtatagttttgctgtctatttcttaacttctctaagaatttggatgctctaccacttggtacatatgtttagtagtgatattacttcattgtctatggtagcttttggcaagatgtagtttccttccttgtctcttttaattagatctatttttgcttttgctttgtctgaggtcaggattgctacccctgctctttttgcttcaactgaagcataatatactCTACTcgagccttttacctttactgtatgtgtctctctgctttaaatatgtttcttgtgaacagcatattgtaggattctggtttttaatccactctgctattcactttcattttatgggagagttcatcacattcacattcacagttactattactcactgtttattttcctccatccttttttccccctttttatactCTTCTGGCTCtcctcatcctgtccctcctcaccagtgtctTGCTTCTAACcacctctgccctcccttctatcagcccccatcccttttcttcccctttctattcctacttccctataggatAAGATAGACTTTTCTACCCAACTggatgtgtatgttattccctctttgagccaaatctgatgagagtgaggttcaaactaTGCTCACTGcccacttctttccctctaccataataggcctttcatgcctcttcatgtgatataatttaccccattctgcctctccctttcctattctcccagtacaatccttttcttcaccccttaattttttttatcatcacatcaaagtaaGTTTATACCCACACACTTTGTctaagtatactccttctaactgccctactaGAGATACAGtatttaagagttacaagtatcatcttcccatgtagggatgtaaacagtttaaccttattgaataccatttttttcctttcctgtttaccttttcatgcttctcttgagtcttgtatttgaagatcaaattttctgttcagccctgatcttttcaccaggaaggtttggaagtgtaaccagaatggcctttgttttctttgggtggctcagtttacctcattgggccttgctgggtctgctgctcctcttccaggacaggaagcccagagaccatgccaggaagcagagaactccctgtgtgatgagtcatggggctggctgaggggaggtgttaactccagagccatgccctattgggtgtttacctagtctacgctagggggaggcggcgcttgatgatgtcaaaaactctataagaggggagaggacagcttgaagagccctctttccttttccagttggctcGAGAgcagtggcgagcgtgactctgggccagtccttgccctcgggctgagcccagatgttggtaactatgaattgtattgggtctgtctgttgatatttgtaatttgtttgtattttggttttgaggttcgggatgctggttcttttcccccgaactaaatgaatgttctgaacctcagggtgctgtattttcccctgaagtaagtgaatgaaactGTATTtcgtctgtctcttgatgcttgtctatatgctcccctgaactaactgaatgctggcattttcccctgaactaaatgaatgttgtctgtatgctaactgaatgctggattaaagtaagctagtcaaccccttcaccgtgctttccttgtttaagcagataaaaagaacctgtgctttcccagcagcctcctgggtgccggcagcctcctgggtgttggctgtggggggatcttacgcacccacaggagctgctagccggattgttaaaacaggaagtgccctatttcattgaatgtccatctcctctcccttattgaaattatgctcaattttgctgtgtagttgatccttggtcgTAATCCAAGCTCtgccttccaaaatatcatattccaagccctccaaacCTTTAACGTAGAAGCCagaaggtcctgcataatcctgactgtggctccttgataattgaattgtttctttctggctgcttgcagtatttctccttcatctgatggttctagaatttggctacaatattcctgggcattttcattttgggatctctttcaggaggttaccAGTGGATTTCTTCAGTGACTATTccccctctggttccaggatatcaaggcagttttccttgataagttcttgaaagatgctgtccaggctttttttgttttcatgacttagtccaataatttttaaattacctctcctggatcttttttccaggtcatgaGGTATTTTacgttttcttttattttttcattcttttgattttgtttgactgattcttgatgtctcatagacatcattagcttctacttgcccaattctaattttttaaggaattattttcttccattagcttttgtacctccttttccatttggccaattctacttttaagggagttttcttcagtggatttttttccatttggccaactcttattttttaaggagttattttctttagtcaattttagtttcactccatctttttgtggattctgttgctccataattcttttagaggattgatttaacattgtttctaagggaaactggggagagctcaggcaacttcacGGCTTctctccgccatcttggctctgccccatctgGGGCCAATTCTGTTGGGCTACAGGAAGAGTCTAAAGGATGAACAATCTTGTGTGTTGCTGAGATAGACTGGAGACAGGGGCTCAGAGGAGTTGGAAAGTTTGAGGAACTGGGTGACCAGGGTGTTAAAATGAGGCAGGGTTTGAGGTAGAAGACCATGCCAGGTACTTAGTAAAGAAGGCAGAGTAACCTGGAGGTTTATAGCTACAAGGTTGGGGACAGAAGGGATACAGACTGAGCCTGCTTCTTTACCCAGGAGTGAGAAGTCTCTTTAGCAGTGCAGGTTGGCATTTATTCTGCCTAGGGCACCAAGAACTGAAGGGGCTAGTCCGCAGTtgttcttcctggtttcaaggatAGTTTTCTCTACATGGCACCACAGGGGAGGGGATTCCTGAAAGACGGTGCCAGTGGGAGGGTCTCAGAGTGGTCATGTGGAGTGAAGAAAATGCCAACTTCTCATCCTGTATTGGGGATGTGCCTTAAAGCAGGAGCCAAGAGATgtcaacaatcaacaagcatttattaagaatttactatatCCTAGGTACTATTCtttgtgctagggatacaaagaaaggcaaaaatgctgtccctgccctcaagaagcttacagtctaatggaggtaCATACATAATAAgtggtacatacaagatacatacagagtagatatCCTTAAAGTAGAAGACTAACAGTTGAGAGAAATGGAATCTTCAGGGGAAAGCTAGGTTACACTGAGCACCAGAACATGGGAGAAATGTTACAGGAAGAGATCTAAGATCATGGACTTTTACCTTTAGGTCTGGATGGAACCTGGAGGTGATCAAACCCAAGCCCCTtgatttgcaaatgaggaaactgaggttcaaaaagattaaatgacttgaccaggatcatatcgtaagtagaagagccaagatttgaatccacattCTCTGTGTCTaaaacccagcattctttctactgcagTATACTGTACCACGGGTATGGGGATGCAGAGGATGGTGGTAATCTCACTCCTGCTCATCAGACTTCCTTTGAGTTAGAATGGCCTCCCAGGCCAGGCTGGATCACAGTACCCTTCTCCTAAACCTCTCTGccaccccccacaaaaaaaaggaGGCACTGGTCTTTCCATGACTGTAACCCAGAAGCTTCAG
It includes:
- the LGALS2 gene encoding galectin-2: MSENKMEIHHMDLKTGMTLKLKGKIDDDASGFAINLGSGPGDLALHFNPRLEENVIVCNSQNGGSWEKEHRDDHMCFRPGMEIKLTVTFEEDEFQVKLPDGHHVKFPNRGRYSHLPYCCVKGGIRVTSFKLE